A single Microbacterium protaetiae DNA region contains:
- a CDS encoding LLM class flavin-dependent oxidoreductase has translation MASFGWTIPTRRATGDHHRAVSRYEQIARGADQAGFDTVYLPWDDDGDSTLVVAGVVARATRLARVVVETHAGAGSPVYLAKLFASAQRAASGRLDLALRARAGAAFEASIGGGLGQTDATARLVEFAATFRGVWNEHEVALDDDSAPFEADGRFFQVAGGGLRGILSGVARPRFYRPADETGPAELYDTLIARTPTDGQALAVRILVRETADEALAENTGDPADGIVGSYAQAIEALGEAIDNGADQIIFRADDPIGELYRVAENVLPALDAGRRAERDADEEAAA, from the coding sequence ATGGCCTCGTTCGGCTGGACCATTCCGACGCGACGCGCCACCGGCGATCACCATCGCGCCGTGTCGCGCTATGAGCAGATCGCCCGCGGCGCCGACCAGGCCGGCTTCGACACTGTCTACCTGCCCTGGGACGACGACGGTGACAGCACGCTCGTCGTCGCCGGCGTCGTGGCTCGAGCCACGCGGCTGGCGCGGGTCGTCGTCGAGACGCACGCCGGTGCGGGCAGTCCGGTGTATCTGGCCAAGCTCTTCGCGAGCGCGCAGCGCGCGGCATCCGGCCGTCTGGATCTCGCCCTGCGCGCCCGTGCCGGCGCGGCGTTCGAAGCGTCGATCGGCGGTGGCCTGGGCCAGACGGACGCCACCGCCCGACTTGTCGAGTTCGCTGCCACTTTCCGCGGGGTCTGGAACGAGCACGAGGTCGCGCTCGACGACGACAGCGCGCCGTTCGAGGCGGACGGCCGTTTCTTCCAGGTGGCAGGAGGGGGACTGCGTGGCATCCTCTCCGGCGTTGCACGGCCACGCTTCTACCGTCCCGCCGACGAGACCGGCCCGGCCGAGCTGTACGACACGCTGATCGCGCGCACGCCGACCGACGGACAGGCGCTGGCCGTGCGCATCCTCGTGCGCGAGACCGCAGACGAGGCGCTCGCCGAGAACACCGGCGATCCGGCCGACGGCATCGTCGGCAGCTACGCCCAGGCCATCGAGGCGCTCGGCGAAGCCATCGACAACGGCGCCGACCAGATCATCTTCCGCGCCGACGACCCGATCGGCGAGCTGTACCGGGTCGCCGAGAATGTGCTGCCGGCCCTGGATGCCGGGCGCCGGGCCGAACGCGACGCCGATGAGGAGGCCGCAGCATGA
- a CDS encoding ABC transporter ATP-binding protein, producing the protein MTAVVTDSANTATADTDRGNTDRARPDTAKTDRAKPAVWLRDVDKRFGDRVILDRVGLQISRGEFVALLGASGSGKTTLLRMLAGLDSADAGQLLVPRARTVVFQEPRLLPAQRVLANVTIGMRGRDVVDTARKALTEVGLAAHERAWPVTLSGGEAQRVALARALVRSPELLLLDEPFAALDALTRLKMQDLVADLCVRHGPAVLLVTHDVDEALRLADRIIVLRDGHFIRDHRGIRAGDGPTRADLLDALGVHAAG; encoded by the coding sequence ATGACCGCCGTCGTGACCGACAGCGCGAACACTGCCACCGCGGACACCGACCGTGGGAACACCGACCGCGCGAGGCCCGACACCGCGAAGACCGACCGCGCGAAGCCCGCAGTGTGGCTGCGCGACGTCGACAAGCGATTCGGCGACCGCGTGATCCTCGATCGCGTCGGGCTGCAGATATCGCGTGGCGAGTTCGTCGCGCTGCTGGGCGCGAGCGGGTCGGGTAAAACAACGCTGCTGCGCATGCTCGCCGGTCTCGACAGCGCCGATGCCGGTCAGCTGTTGGTTCCGCGTGCGCGCACGGTGGTCTTCCAAGAGCCGCGCCTGCTGCCCGCGCAGCGGGTTCTGGCCAATGTCACGATCGGCATGCGCGGGCGCGATGTGGTCGACACCGCCCGCAAGGCCCTGACCGAAGTCGGCCTCGCAGCGCACGAGCGCGCGTGGCCGGTGACGCTGTCAGGCGGCGAGGCGCAGCGCGTGGCGCTGGCGCGGGCGCTGGTGCGCAGCCCCGAGCTGCTGCTGCTCGACGAGCCGTTCGCCGCCCTCGACGCGCTGACCCGGCTGAAGATGCAGGATCTCGTCGCCGATCTGTGCGTGCGACACGGACCGGCCGTGCTCCTGGTCACGCACGACGTCGACGAAGCGCTGCGGCTGGCCGATCGCATCATCGTGCTGCGCGACGGACACTTCATCCGCGACCACCGCGGCATCCGCGCCGGCGATGGCCCGACGCGTGCCGACCTGCTCGACGCGCTGGGAGTGCATGCCGCCGGCTGA
- a CDS encoding LLM class flavin-dependent oxidoreductase, with protein MTEFFWRIAMEGDHASLATANKYGRGNARGIATGNIAPFRRDGAVDETFSYIDHALLVAKATESAGFTGGLLPSFPSTEDPWAYASALLAGTDTYRFMVAYQPGFLHPLEVARASATYQQLSGGRLVFNVITGGGGPAQLWWGDRVAHDDRYARTKEFLDIIKGVWSGDPFSYDGRFFTTRDAALPAQLQGAAFPELYFSGSSDAAIDAAGAHADFYLSWLEPRAALAEKFEKVRERSALRGRTPKFALRIEVLARPTPELAWAAVERAWQHPLGGRADAKGDSVGASRQAGIVPTSGDWRDLQIEPNVWAGFNTLRAGPALGLVGSYEQVAERLSELVDLGVDSFILASTPHLEEAYRVGENVLPLVG; from the coding sequence ATGACCGAGTTCTTCTGGCGGATAGCGATGGAGGGCGACCACGCGAGTCTGGCCACCGCGAACAAATACGGCCGCGGCAACGCTCGCGGCATCGCGACCGGAAACATCGCGCCGTTCCGCCGCGACGGCGCGGTCGATGAGACCTTCAGCTACATCGACCATGCGCTGTTGGTGGCCAAGGCGACCGAGTCGGCCGGATTCACCGGCGGCCTGCTGCCCTCGTTCCCGTCGACCGAAGACCCCTGGGCGTACGCCAGCGCACTGTTGGCCGGCACCGACACGTACCGGTTCATGGTGGCTTACCAGCCCGGATTTCTGCACCCGCTCGAGGTCGCGCGCGCCTCGGCGACCTACCAGCAGCTCTCCGGCGGCCGGCTCGTGTTCAACGTGATCACCGGCGGCGGCGGCCCCGCCCAGCTCTGGTGGGGCGACCGGGTCGCACACGATGACCGGTATGCGCGCACGAAGGAGTTCCTCGACATCATCAAGGGCGTGTGGTCCGGCGACCCGTTCAGCTACGACGGCCGGTTCTTCACGACGCGGGATGCCGCACTGCCGGCGCAGCTGCAGGGCGCCGCATTCCCCGAGCTGTACTTCTCCGGATCGTCGGATGCCGCCATCGACGCGGCCGGAGCCCACGCCGATTTCTACCTGTCGTGGCTGGAGCCACGCGCCGCGCTCGCGGAGAAGTTCGAGAAGGTGCGCGAACGCTCGGCGCTGCGGGGGCGCACCCCGAAGTTCGCCCTGCGCATCGAGGTGCTCGCCCGGCCCACACCCGAACTCGCGTGGGCGGCGGTGGAGCGGGCGTGGCAGCACCCGCTGGGCGGCCGAGCAGACGCGAAGGGCGACTCGGTGGGTGCCTCGCGACAGGCGGGCATCGTCCCCACCAGCGGCGACTGGCGTGATCTTCAGATCGAGCCGAACGTCTGGGCGGGCTTCAACACGCTGCGCGCCGGCCCCGCGCTCGGTCTTGTCGGCTCGTACGAGCAGGTCGCCGAACGTCTGAGCGAGCTGGTCGATCTCGGCGTCGACTCGTTCATCCTTGCATCCACCCCGCACCTTGAGGAGGCTTACCGTGTCGGTGAAAACGTCCTTCCCCTCGTCGGCTGA
- the pyrE gene encoding orotate phosphoribosyltransferase, with amino-acid sequence MTVASTPALEADRQALIGLIQDEAVFHGDFTLSSGKKATYYVDMRKLTLDHRAAPAIGRIILDLIRDVDGVVAVGGLTLGADPIANAVIHESARTDRPLDAFVVRKEPKDHGRGRQVEGADVAGKRVVVVEDTSTTGQSALKAVEALRREGAEPVAVAVIVDRKTGAQGAVESAGLQWLAAIDLDDLGLAPQ; translated from the coding sequence ATGACCGTCGCCTCCACGCCCGCGCTCGAAGCCGACCGCCAGGCCCTCATCGGGCTGATCCAGGACGAGGCGGTGTTCCACGGTGATTTCACGCTCTCGTCGGGCAAGAAGGCGACGTACTACGTCGACATGCGCAAGCTCACCCTCGACCACCGGGCCGCGCCGGCGATCGGGCGCATCATCCTCGATCTCATCCGCGACGTCGACGGCGTCGTGGCGGTCGGCGGGCTCACGCTGGGCGCCGATCCGATAGCGAACGCTGTCATCCACGAGTCGGCACGCACCGATCGGCCGCTCGACGCGTTCGTGGTGCGCAAGGAGCCCAAGGACCACGGGCGCGGTCGTCAGGTGGAGGGGGCGGATGTCGCGGGTAAGCGCGTCGTCGTCGTCGAAGACACATCGACCACCGGTCAGTCGGCACTGAAGGCGGTCGAGGCGCTGCGCCGCGAGGGCGCCGAGCCGGTGGCGGTCGCGGTGATCGTCGACCGCAAGACCGGAGCCCAGGGTGCCGTCGAGTCAGCCGGGCTGCAGTGGCTGGCGGCTATCGACCTCGACGACCTGGGCCTGGCCCCGCAGTAG
- a CDS encoding ABC transporter permease, with amino-acid sequence MTDVLDGKAPIVAVTDRASDAAGRAPAASAAAAAPATQLITPRAVHRHRERSAAGAVAARLGGPALIVAIWWVATATGLLTPDVLASPAQVGAAAVELWTNGQLPQALAVSLARAGGGLAIGVSIGLLLGLIAGSTRSGDAIFDSAMQTLRALPFLALVPLFMVWFGIGETARIALVAVATTFPMYVSASGAVRATDAKLLEAASVFGLSRWATARQIILPGALPGLFSGLRLSATLSIIALIAAEEINALAGLGYLMSEALNYSRTDILTVCILIYGAFGLIADTLIRGLERLATPWLRRKGARR; translated from the coding sequence ATGACCGACGTGCTCGACGGGAAGGCCCCGATCGTCGCGGTCACGGATCGGGCATCGGATGCCGCGGGCCGGGCGCCGGCGGCGAGTGCCGCTGCTGCGGCGCCGGCCACCCAACTGATCACTCCACGTGCGGTGCACCGGCACCGCGAACGCTCGGCCGCGGGCGCGGTCGCGGCGCGCCTGGGCGGGCCGGCGCTGATCGTGGCGATCTGGTGGGTGGCCACCGCGACCGGGCTGCTCACACCCGATGTGCTGGCCTCGCCCGCCCAGGTGGGAGCGGCCGCTGTCGAACTGTGGACGAACGGGCAGCTGCCGCAGGCGCTCGCTGTCTCGTTGGCGCGCGCCGGCGGCGGACTCGCGATCGGCGTGTCGATCGGTCTGCTTCTCGGGCTGATCGCCGGGTCGACACGATCGGGTGACGCCATCTTCGACTCGGCGATGCAGACCCTGCGCGCCCTGCCGTTCCTGGCCCTCGTGCCACTGTTCATGGTGTGGTTCGGCATCGGCGAGACGGCACGCATCGCCCTCGTCGCGGTCGCGACCACGTTCCCCATGTACGTGTCGGCCTCGGGCGCGGTGCGCGCCACCGATGCGAAGCTGCTCGAAGCGGCATCCGTCTTCGGGCTGTCGCGTTGGGCGACCGCCCGACAGATCATCCTCCCCGGTGCCCTGCCCGGATTGTTCTCGGGTCTGCGGCTGAGTGCGACGCTGAGCATCATCGCGCTGATCGCGGCCGAGGAAATCAACGCCCTCGCGGGGCTGGGATATCTGATGTCCGAAGCGCTGAACTACTCGCGCACCGACATCCTGACCGTCTGCATCCTCATCTACGGCGCCTTCGGGCTCATCGCCGACACCCTGATCCGCGGGCTGGAACGTCTGGCGACCCCGTGGCTGCGGCGAAAGGGGGCTCGGCGATGA
- a CDS encoding Re/Si-specific NAD(P)(+) transhydrogenase subunit alpha — translation MRLGIVAEHPGETRVAATPATVTKIIALGYEVAVEAGAGAASSFPDSAYTAAGATVVDRETAWGAEVVLKVSAPTDDEIARLRPEATIAALLSPALRPELLESLAARGVTALALDAVPRISRAQSMDVLSSMANIAGYRAVVEAANEFGRFFTGQVTAAGKVPPAKVLVAGAGVAGLAAIGAASSMGAIVRATDPRPEVADQVASIGGTYLPVDVAVERSTDGYAKATTEAYDKRAAEIYSEQAREVDIIITTAQIPGRQAPRLITAADVAAMRPGSVIVDMAAAQGGNVEGSVAGERVVTDNGVVILGYSDLAGRLPTQASQLYGTNLVNLLTLLTPGKDGSLVIDDDDIVQRAVTVTRDGAVTWPPPPVPVSAAPAPAAAAAPAASPVAKPGMSRAAKSGLIALGMAALFAICAFAPPPLPEHFLVLTLSVVVGFYVIGNVSHALHTPLMSVTNAISGIIIVGAMVQLTAPGLAVQILAAAAVLLASINVFGGFAVTRRMLSMFVKGPQQ, via the coding sequence ATGCGCCTCGGCATCGTTGCTGAACACCCCGGCGAGACCCGCGTCGCCGCCACCCCTGCCACCGTCACGAAGATCATCGCCCTCGGGTACGAGGTGGCCGTCGAGGCCGGTGCGGGAGCGGCATCCTCATTTCCCGACAGCGCCTACACCGCCGCCGGCGCAACCGTCGTCGACCGCGAGACGGCCTGGGGCGCCGAGGTCGTGCTGAAGGTGAGCGCGCCCACCGACGACGAGATCGCACGCCTGCGCCCCGAGGCGACCATCGCCGCCCTGCTGAGCCCCGCGCTGCGCCCCGAGCTGCTCGAAAGCCTCGCCGCCCGCGGCGTGACGGCGCTCGCGCTCGACGCCGTGCCTCGCATCTCGCGCGCGCAGTCGATGGACGTGCTCAGCTCGATGGCCAACATCGCGGGGTACCGGGCCGTCGTCGAGGCCGCCAACGAGTTCGGGCGCTTCTTCACCGGCCAGGTCACCGCCGCCGGCAAGGTGCCGCCGGCGAAGGTGCTGGTGGCCGGGGCCGGCGTCGCGGGCCTGGCCGCGATCGGCGCCGCCTCGAGCATGGGCGCGATAGTGCGCGCCACCGATCCCCGGCCCGAGGTCGCCGACCAGGTGGCCTCGATCGGCGGCACGTATCTGCCGGTGGATGTCGCGGTCGAGCGCTCCACCGACGGCTATGCCAAAGCCACGACCGAGGCCTATGACAAGCGCGCCGCGGAGATCTACTCCGAGCAAGCGCGAGAGGTCGACATCATCATCACGACGGCGCAGATACCGGGCCGGCAGGCGCCGCGGCTGATCACGGCCGCCGATGTCGCGGCCATGCGCCCGGGCAGCGTGATCGTCGACATGGCCGCCGCCCAGGGTGGAAACGTCGAAGGGTCCGTCGCCGGCGAGCGCGTGGTCACCGACAACGGCGTCGTCATCCTCGGATACTCCGATCTGGCGGGGCGGCTGCCCACCCAGGCTTCCCAGCTGTACGGCACGAATCTCGTCAACCTGCTGACGCTGCTCACCCCCGGCAAAGACGGCAGTCTCGTCATCGACGACGACGACATCGTGCAGCGCGCCGTGACCGTCACGCGCGACGGCGCCGTGACGTGGCCGCCGCCGCCCGTTCCGGTCTCGGCGGCGCCCGCACCTGCGGCCGCGGCCGCGCCGGCGGCATCCCCCGTTGCGAAACCGGGGATGTCGCGCGCGGCGAAATCGGGCCTGATCGCCCTGGGCATGGCAGCCCTCTTCGCGATCTGCGCGTTCGCGCCGCCGCCGCTGCCCGAGCACTTCCTCGTGCTGACGCTGTCGGTGGTCGTCGGGTTCTACGTGATCGGCAACGTCTCGCACGCCCTGCACACGCCGCTGATGAGCGTGACCAACGCGATCAGCGGCATCATCATCGTGGGCGCCATGGTGCAGCTGACCGCGCCGGGGCTGGCCGTGCAGATCCTGGCGGCTGCGGCCGTGCTGCTGGCCAGCATCAACGTGTTCGGCGGCTTCGCGGTCACCCGCCGCATGCTGTCGATGTTCGTCAAGGGACCGCAGCAGTGA
- a CDS encoding DUF1684 domain-containing protein, giving the protein MKTSFPSSAEPVADAAEFAASWREWHDALDEGRRDPHGVLAFTGLVWLTPEAQRIPGVPGVYRVATGDAVVEAVAADGLFLADQEIDGPLVLGGAGPHLLTFDGGEIEIARRGDHVIARPRLEDSPFLAAFAGTDAWPADAAWRVPARFEAWETARAVTVDAVTGRFEHELAAVGTLHVEIAGTSYALTAFAGFTPGTVRLPFRDATSGTDSYGAGRTVTVEIDRDDVTVDFTRATNLPCAYSDFGTCPLPPAGNRITVPVTAGEKTPTLRLTAHADGRAVVIDTTRKDHP; this is encoded by the coding sequence GTGAAAACGTCCTTCCCCTCGTCGGCTGAACCGGTCGCAGACGCGGCGGAGTTCGCGGCATCCTGGCGTGAATGGCACGACGCACTCGACGAGGGGCGTCGCGACCCGCACGGTGTGCTGGCGTTCACCGGACTCGTCTGGCTCACGCCCGAGGCGCAGCGCATCCCCGGCGTTCCCGGTGTCTATCGGGTGGCCACCGGTGACGCGGTCGTCGAGGCGGTCGCGGCCGACGGCCTGTTTCTGGCCGATCAGGAGATCGACGGCCCGCTTGTGCTCGGCGGTGCGGGACCGCACCTGCTCACCTTCGACGGCGGCGAGATCGAGATCGCCCGACGCGGCGACCACGTGATCGCGCGGCCGCGGCTCGAGGACAGCCCGTTTCTGGCGGCCTTCGCCGGCACGGATGCGTGGCCTGCGGATGCCGCCTGGCGCGTGCCCGCCCGCTTCGAGGCGTGGGAGACAGCCCGTGCGGTGACCGTGGATGCCGTGACCGGGCGGTTCGAGCACGAGCTGGCCGCCGTGGGCACGCTCCACGTCGAGATCGCTGGCACCTCGTATGCGTTGACGGCGTTCGCGGGCTTCACCCCGGGCACCGTGCGCCTGCCGTTCCGCGACGCGACAAGTGGCACCGACAGCTACGGCGCCGGTCGTACCGTGACGGTCGAGATCGACCGCGACGACGTCACCGTCGACTTCACCCGCGCCACGAACCTGCCCTGCGCGTACAGCGATTTCGGCACCTGCCCGCTGCCGCCGGCCGGCAATCGCATCACGGTTCCGGTGACCGCCGGCGAGAAGACCCCGACCCTCCGTCTCACCGCACACGCCGACGGCCGCGCCGTCGTCATCGACACCACCCGGAAGGACCACCCATGA
- a CDS encoding alpha/beta hydrolase, translated as MPTLTAPTSLRAPTLADVVYTDHDGIAQHLDVYPADSPWAPLYDGAVFVHLHGGGWRAGDKQRLSVASRLASQGLTTISANYTLTPEKPYPRNLDDVFDLVAYVHAQQDALGIRAEHIVLGGASAGGHLSALAATKGTAQARLAVPLGGVVSWFAPLSPESRYLTHRYPTEQYPGGFWDRGLAPGEYGNDPFRPFIGTDDFASITLREAWDADPRFHLDQLDARDLPPFLLLSGTRDSVEIQSSQRQLFDALSWVGADVQLLTLERADHESPRYLSSAAQGAVLGFVRGILETAHPQKENL; from the coding sequence ATGCCGACTCTCACCGCGCCGACGTCACTGCGCGCACCGACGCTCGCCGATGTCGTCTACACCGACCACGACGGCATCGCGCAGCATCTCGATGTCTATCCGGCGGATTCGCCCTGGGCGCCGCTGTACGACGGTGCCGTGTTCGTGCATCTGCACGGCGGCGGGTGGCGCGCCGGCGACAAGCAGCGGCTGTCCGTCGCCTCGCGGCTCGCGTCGCAGGGTCTGACCACCATCAGCGCCAACTACACCCTCACCCCCGAGAAGCCGTATCCGCGCAACCTCGACGACGTGTTCGACCTGGTCGCGTACGTGCACGCCCAGCAGGACGCGCTGGGCATCCGTGCCGAGCACATCGTCCTCGGCGGTGCCTCAGCCGGCGGACACCTCTCGGCGCTGGCCGCGACCAAGGGCACCGCACAGGCGCGCCTGGCGGTGCCGCTGGGCGGCGTGGTCTCGTGGTTCGCGCCGCTGAGCCCCGAGTCGCGCTACCTCACCCATCGCTACCCGACCGAACAGTACCCCGGCGGGTTCTGGGACCGCGGCCTGGCCCCCGGCGAGTACGGCAACGACCCGTTCCGCCCCTTCATCGGCACCGACGACTTCGCCTCGATCACGCTGCGCGAGGCCTGGGACGCCGACCCGCGCTTCCATCTCGACCAGCTCGATGCCCGCGATCTGCCCCCGTTCCTGCTGCTGTCGGGCACGCGCGACTCGGTCGAGATCCAGTCGTCGCAGCGGCAGCTGTTCGACGCCCTCAGCTGGGTCGGGGCAGATGTCCAGCTGCTCACGCTCGAGCGCGCCGATCATGAGAGCCCCCGCTACCTCAGCAGCGCCGCGCAGGGAGCCGTGCTCGGCTTCGTGCGCGGCATCCTCGAGACCGCACACCCGCAGAAGGAGAACCTGTGA
- a CDS encoding NrtA/SsuA/CpmA family ABC transporter substrate-binding protein: protein MTASRALSALALVALAATGLVGCAAASADSGDAASITVRIPDPGNSGSLALGKKDGSLDKALAAVGAKVAWTGTAGAFAPAALSLNAGELDVATGSITSAVMALGQTPSFELFAAAAPDDNGEGILVKDGSGIESITDLVGKKVAVWHGSTSEYLLLKALEQAGLADDSVERVYLQPAQSAAVFHSGKVDAWATWSSFSITERASQDEHFLVTGKQIGSQNYSVLAVRNDFADQHPAVVAALYDYIHAKDLDRIADPEPYLNVFRTSGADALDAAGVQIAADDTRAAHPLQAIGAQQLADFAEVAKFYADRGITDGTVDVAAHVLDVTTLKG from the coding sequence ATGACCGCCTCACGCGCGCTCAGCGCTCTCGCCCTGGTCGCGCTCGCCGCCACCGGCCTCGTCGGCTGCGCCGCGGCATCCGCCGACAGCGGCGACGCCGCGAGCATCACCGTGCGCATTCCCGATCCCGGCAACTCGGGAAGCCTCGCGCTGGGAAAGAAGGACGGCAGCCTCGACAAGGCGCTCGCCGCCGTCGGCGCGAAAGTGGCCTGGACGGGCACCGCGGGCGCCTTCGCGCCGGCGGCGCTGTCGCTGAACGCCGGGGAACTCGACGTGGCCACCGGATCGATCACCTCGGCGGTCATGGCGCTGGGCCAGACGCCGAGTTTCGAGCTGTTCGCCGCGGCAGCCCCCGACGACAACGGCGAGGGCATCCTCGTCAAGGACGGCTCGGGAATCGAATCGATCACCGACCTGGTCGGAAAGAAGGTCGCCGTGTGGCACGGCTCGACCAGCGAGTACTTGCTGCTGAAGGCCCTGGAGCAGGCCGGGCTCGCCGATGACAGCGTGGAGCGCGTGTATCTGCAACCCGCGCAGAGCGCGGCGGTCTTCCACTCGGGCAAGGTCGACGCCTGGGCGACCTGGTCGAGCTTCTCGATCACCGAGCGTGCCAGTCAGGACGAGCACTTCCTCGTGACCGGCAAGCAGATCGGCTCGCAGAACTACTCCGTGCTTGCCGTGCGCAACGACTTCGCCGATCAGCATCCGGCCGTGGTCGCGGCGCTGTACGACTACATCCACGCGAAGGATCTCGACCGCATCGCCGACCCCGAGCCGTACCTGAATGTGTTCCGCACTTCGGGAGCCGACGCGCTCGACGCCGCGGGCGTGCAGATCGCCGCCGACGACACCCGTGCAGCGCACCCGCTGCAAGCCATCGGCGCGCAGCAGCTGGCCGATTTCGCCGAGGTTGCGAAGTTCTACGCCGACCGCGGGATCACCGACGGCACCGTCGACGTGGCCGCACACGTGCTCGACGTCACGACGCTGAAGGGGTGA
- a CDS encoding PLP-dependent cysteine synthase family protein, with protein sequence MSTVALENTVDLPDFPDPAAARVYDDAFGLVGNTPLVRINRVAKDAAAPVYVKLDAYNLGGSSKDRIGINIVREAIGSGELKPGQRIVDFGAGNTAIGYALAGQATGHPVTIVANPTLSPEKANLLRLLGVDIVPGRSDVPAGHPDHWAAIAERYEREDPSNWWARQESATSNPHSHALSTGPEIWAQTGGRVTHFLAAVATGGTVSGTGAHLKAQNPDVQVIATDFAEKADKTNARAYIERHRGFEQLERDFPANYDLDVLDRLETRTKAEVIAFGWEVARTEGLLLGTSSILSLLVALEIARTASPDDVIVSFAADSGRDYLTREYNAPWLRENGFGEIADRFA encoded by the coding sequence GTGAGCACCGTCGCCCTGGAGAACACCGTCGATCTGCCCGACTTTCCCGACCCTGCCGCCGCACGCGTGTACGACGACGCGTTCGGGCTCGTCGGCAACACCCCGCTCGTGCGCATCAACCGGGTAGCGAAGGATGCCGCAGCCCCCGTGTACGTGAAGCTCGATGCGTACAACCTGGGTGGATCAAGCAAAGACCGTATCGGCATCAACATCGTGCGCGAGGCCATCGGCTCGGGAGAACTGAAGCCCGGGCAGCGCATCGTCGACTTCGGCGCGGGGAACACAGCGATCGGCTACGCCCTGGCCGGGCAGGCCACCGGGCATCCGGTGACGATCGTCGCGAACCCGACGCTCTCGCCAGAGAAGGCGAATCTGCTGCGCCTGCTGGGCGTGGACATCGTGCCCGGCCGCAGCGACGTGCCGGCGGGGCATCCCGACCATTGGGCGGCCATCGCCGAACGGTACGAGCGCGAAGACCCGTCGAACTGGTGGGCACGCCAGGAGTCGGCGACCTCGAATCCGCACTCGCACGCCCTGTCGACCGGGCCGGAGATCTGGGCGCAGACCGGCGGACGGGTGACACACTTTCTCGCGGCGGTGGCCACCGGCGGCACCGTGAGCGGCACCGGCGCTCATTTGAAGGCGCAGAACCCCGACGTGCAGGTGATAGCGACCGATTTCGCCGAGAAGGCCGACAAGACCAACGCACGCGCCTACATCGAGCGGCACCGGGGCTTCGAGCAGCTCGAGCGGGATTTTCCGGCGAACTACGACCTCGACGTGCTCGATCGGCTCGAGACCCGCACGAAGGCCGAGGTCATAGCGTTCGGATGGGAAGTGGCACGCACCGAGGGCCTGCTGCTGGGCACGTCGTCGATCCTGAGCCTGCTGGTCGCCCTCGAGATCGCGCGCACGGCCTCGCCCGACGACGTCATCGTGTCGTTCGCCGCCGACAGCGGTCGCGACTACCTGACGCGGGAGTACAACGCCCCATGGCTGCGTGAGAACGGATTCGGCGAGATCGCCGATCGCTTCGCCTGA